From one Anguilla rostrata isolate EN2019 chromosome 12, ASM1855537v3, whole genome shotgun sequence genomic stretch:
- the opa3 gene encoding optic atrophy 3 protein homolog, with protein MVVGAFPIAKLLYLGVRQMSKPVANRIKAGARRSEFFKNYVCLPPAQLYHWIEMRTKMRIMGFRGAGIKPLNEDAAAELGAELLGEAIIFTVGGACMILEYSRQAANSRRKEEELNQSITDLQTQLAELSLVTETLDTQLREVNRLLYSLPAPAQK; from the exons ATGGTCGTCGGAGCCTTTCCCATCGCTAAACTGCTGTATCTGGGGGTTCGGCAAATGAGTAAACCTGTGGCTAACCGAATTAAGGCAGGTGCTCGGAGAAGCGAGTTCTTCAAGAATTACGTATGTCTACCTCCGGCACAGC TGTACCACTGGATCGAAATGCGCACCAAGATGCGGATAATGGGCTTCCGCGGGGCGGGCATTAAGCCGCTGAACGAGGATGCGGCAGCCgagctgggggcggagcttctgGGCGAGGCCATCATCTTCACGGTGGGCGGAGCTTGCATGATCCTGGAGTACAGCCGTCAGGCCGCGAACTCCAGGcggaaggaggaggagctcaACCAGAGCATCACCGACCTGCAGACCCAGCTGGCTGAGCTGAGCCTGGTGACCGAGACTCTGGACACGCAGCTGAGGGAGGTGAACAGGCTGCTGTATTCGCTGCCTGCTCCCGCCCAGAAATAG